One segment of Alnus glutinosa chromosome 2, dhAlnGlut1.1, whole genome shotgun sequence DNA contains the following:
- the LOC133861574 gene encoding DExH-box ATP-dependent RNA helicase DExH6-like isoform X1 yields the protein MAKKKKQRKGDQNGNMDEATRLIIAEATTISISQQLQKFHESKDEVYKFEENLSNHERAVVHVLCRKMGMTSKSTGRGIQRRVSVYKTKKKIDNAKGLDSLTYLTFSEEGKVVLQDLFTRYPPDDGEVDNEMVGKKTEKIDKIRQKKDDIFCKPSMSRAEIAKKVESLSSKMEKIAYLKQVTEVRSKLPITSFRDVITSTIESHQVVLISGETGCGKTTQVPQFLLDYMWSKGEACKIVCTQPRRISATSVAERICYERGGNVGDDIGYKIRLESKGGRNSSIVFCTNGILLRVLISSGAGRSKREAGMKTGKQDFPDITHIIVDEIHERDRYSDFMLAILRDMLHSCPHLRLILMSATIDAERFSQYFGGCPIIRVPGFTYPVKTYYLEDILSILKSKEYNHLDNTISSLPTEDTELTEEDKLALDEAIYLAWTDDEFDPLLELVSSEGTQKVFNYQHSLTWVTPLMVFAGKGRVADVCMLLSFGADCHLQAKDGSTALVWAERANQLETAEIIKKHLGSAISNSIEEQQLLDKYLGTVNPELIDVVLIVQLIRKICIDSQDGAILVFLPGWEDINKTREKLIALPFFKNSSKYMVICLHSMIPSAEQKKVFKRPPPGCRKIVLATNIAETAITIDDVVYVVDSGRMKEKSYDPYNNVSTLQSSWVSKASAKQREGRAGRCQPGICYHLLSKLRAASLPEFQVPEIKRIPIEELCLQVKLLDPNCKIEDFLQKTLDPPVFETIRNAVLVLQDIGALSVDEKLTELGEKLGSLPVHPLTSKMLFFAILMNCLDPALTLACASDYRNPFTLPMLPKDKKRADAAKSELASLYGGHSDQLAVIAAFECWKNARQRGQEARFCSEYFVSKSTMNMLSGMRKQLQNELIRNGFILDDISSCSLNARDPGILHAVLVAGLYPMVGRLRPPHKSGKRLIETAGGDKVRLHPHSTNYRLSSRKSDDCPLIIYDEITRGDGGMVIRNCTVAGPLPLLLLATEIAVAPAKDDDNDDEDYGDDGSDDGADEDESDEDGMEISGGVREEKIMSYPDNSVTVIVDRWLFFGSTALDVAQIYCLRERLAAAILFKVTHPKTILPPVLGASIHAMACILSSDGLSGISVPLGAVDTLTSMVNATEIDKSAPGRRKGVVQNSNGFLRSLMSHGTLQKSPSHHHNTRLPAPMGTAYLGDPSSHKVRPPLNPAGMNQCQRPASWVPGPSLDGDGLGMFGPHDPRGDSLKRQRGNWSR from the exons AtggcaaagaagaagaaacagaggaaAGGAGACCAAAACGGCAACATGGATGAAGCAACAAGGCTGATCATTGCCGAAGCTACGACTATTAGCATATCCCAACAACTGCAAAAGTTCCATGAATCAAAAGATGAAg TTTACAAGTTTGAAGAAAACTTGTCAAACCACGAACGTGCAGTAGTGCATGTATTATGCAGGAAAATGGGTATGACTTCCAAGAGTACAGG GCGTGGGATCCAACGGCGTGTTTCCgtgtacaaaactaaaaagaagattGATAACGCCAAGGGTTTGGACAGTCTCACTTATTTGACATTTTCGGAAGAGGGAAAGGTGGTTTTACAGGATTTGTTTACTCGATACCCACCTGATGATGGAGAGGTGGACAATGAAATGGTTGggaagaaaactgaaaaaattgataaaatacgACAAAAGAAAGATGATATTTTCTGCAAGCCTTCAATGAGCAGAGCAGAAATTGCGAAGAAAGTGGAGTCACTTTCTTCAAAAATGGAAAAGATTGCATATTTGAAGCAG GTCACTGAAGTGAGGTCTAAGCTTCCAATTACATCCTTCAGGGATGTCATTACATCGACAATTGAATCTCACCag GTTGTTCTCATATCTGGTGAGACTGGGTGTGGAAAGACCACGCAG GTCCCTCAATTTCTTCTAGATTACATGTGGAGTAAGGGTGAGGCTTGTAAAATTGTGTGTACTCAACCTCGACGTATCTCAGCGACCTCAG ttgcTGAGAGAATCTGTTATGAAAGAGGAGGGAATGTTGGAGATGATATTGGATACAAG ATACGGTTGGAAAGCAAGGGTGGAAGGAACTCATCAATTGTGTTTTGCACAAATGGGATTCTATTGAGGGTGTTAATTTCTAGTGGTGCTGGTAGGTCAAAGAGAGAAGCTGGAATGAAAACTGGAAAACAAGATTTTCCAGACATAACTCACATTATTGTG GATGAAATTCATGAAAGGGATCGCTACTCTGATTTCATGTTGGCAATTCTCAG AGACATGCTTCATTCATGTCCTCATCTGCGTTTG ATACTTATGAGTGCTACTATTGATGCTGAACGATTTTCACAATATTTTGGTGGCTGCCCAATCATCCGTGTCCCTGGGTTCACTTATCCT GTTAAAACTTATTATTTGGAGGACATACTTTCTATCCTGAAATCGAAGGAATACAATCATCTCGATAATACTATATCCAGTCTCCCTACTGAGGACACTGAGTTAACAGAGGAAGATAAGCTTGCTTTAGATGAAGCTATTTATCTGGCTTGGACTGATGATGAGTTTGATCCACTCCTAGAATTAGTTTCTTCTGAGGGAACCCAAAAAGTGTTCAATTACCAGCATTCATTGACTTGGGTTACACCATTGATGGTATTTGCTGGAAAGGGTAGGGTGGCTGATGTTTGCATGCTCCTATCTTTTGGGGCGGACTGCCATTTACAGGCCAAGGATGGATCTACTGCACTGGTCTGGGCTGAACGGGCAAACCAACTGGAAACtgctgaaataattaaaaaacactTGGGAAGTGCCATTTCCAACTCCATTGAAGAACAACAATTACTTGATAAGTATCTAGGAACAGTCAATCCTGAACTTATTGATGTTGTTCTTATAGTGCAgttaataaggaaaatatgTATTGATTCACAAGATGGAGCTATACTTGTTTTCCTGCCAGGATGGGAGGATATAAATAAAACCAGGGAGAAATTAATTGCGTTgccgttttttaaaaattcttccAAGTATATGGTAATATGTCTTCATTCTATGATTCCATCTGCAGAACAAAAGAAGGTTTTTAAACGTCCACCTCCTGGTTGCCGCAAAATTGTTCTTGCAACCAATATTGCTGAAACTGCCATTACCATTGATGATGTTGTGTATGTTGTTGACAGCGGTCGTATGAAggaaaaaagttatgatcctTATAATAATGTttcaactcttcaatcttcttgGGTCTCAAAAGCAAGTGCCAAGCAAAGAGAAGGACGTGCAGGCCGCTGTCAACCTGGAATATGTTATCATCTCTTGTCAAAACTCCGAGCGGCTTCTTTGCCAGAATTTCAAGTTCCTGAAATTAAGAGAATTCCAATTGAGGAACTATGTCTGCAG GTAAAATTGCTTGATCCAAATTGCAAGATAGAAGATTTCTTGCAGAAGACATTAGATCCTCCAGTTTTCGAGACCATACGAAATGCAGTTTTAGTTCTTCAAGATATTGGGGCTTTGTCAgttgatgaaaagctgactgaACTTGGGGAAAAGCTAGGTTCTCTGCCTGTCCATCCATTGACAAGCAAGATGCTTTTCTTTGCTATATTAATGAATTGCCTTGACCCAGCCTTGACTCTGGCATGTGCCTCTGACTATAGAAATCCATTTACACTTCCCATGTTACCAAAAGACAAGAAGAGAGCTGATGCTGCTAAATCTGAGCTTGCCTCATTGTATGGTGGGCACAGTGATCAGCTAGCCGTAATAGCTGCATTTGAGTGCTGGAAGAATGCTAGGCAAAGGGGTCAAGAGGCACGGTTCTGTTCGGAGTATTTTGTCTCCAAAAGCACTATGAATATGTTGTCTGGCATGCGTAAGCAGCTCCAAAATGAACTAATCCGGAATGGGTTTATTCTTGATGATATTTCAAGTTGTAGCTTGAATGCACGTGACCCAGGTATACTCCATGCAGTGCTTGTGGCTGGTTTGTATCCAATGGTGGGGAGATTGCGTCCGCCGCATAAAAGTGGAAAACGACTTATAGAGACTGCTGGTGGTGATAAAGTTCGTTTGCACCCTCATTCCACTAATTATAGGCTGTCATCAAGGAAAAGTGATGATTGTCCTTTGATTATATATGATGAGATAACCCGCGGGGATGGAGGTATGGTCATAAGGAACTGTACTGTGGCTGGGCCGCTTCCACTATTATTGCTTGCAACAGAGATTGCTGTTGCTCCAGCAAAAGATGATGACAATGATGATGAAGACTATGGTGATGATGGTAGTGATGATGGTGCCGATGAAGATGAAAGTGATGAAGATGGTATGGAGATCTCAGGTGGAGTGCGCGAAGAGAAGATTATGTCGTATCCTGATAATTCAGTTACAGTCATTGTGGATCGGTGGCTTTTCTTTGGGTCAACAGCACTTGATGTTGCTCAAATTTACTGCTTGAGAGAGCGATTAGCTGCAGCAATCTTATTCAAA gtaACACATCCAAAGACCATTCTTCCTCCTGTTTTAGGGGCATCTATACATGCTATGGCCTGCATTCTATCATCAGATGGGCTATCCGGAATTTCAGTGCCATTAGGGGCAGTGGACACATTGACTTCAATGGTAAATGCTACTGAGATTGACAAGTCTGCCCCAGGGAGGAGAAAAGGGGTGGTACAGAATTCAAATGGGTTCCTTAGATCGCTTATGAGCCATGGCACACTCCAGAAATCCCCTTCCCATCATCACAATACTAGATTACCTGCACCAATGGGAACAGCCTATTTGGGCGATCCTTCAAGTCATAAAGTTCGGCCGCCACTTAATCCAGCTGGCATGAACCAGTGTCAGAGACCTGCATCATGGGTTCCCGGTCCCAGTTTAGATGGTGATGGTTTGGGAATGTTTGGCCCGCATGATCCAAGGGGAGACTCTCTTAAGCGGCAGCGGGGGAATTGGTCTAGATAA
- the LOC133861574 gene encoding DExH-box ATP-dependent RNA helicase DExH6-like isoform X2, with translation MSLHRQLNLTRLFSYLVRLGVERPRRLPILCFVFFVVPQFLLDYMWSKGEACKIVCTQPRRISATSVAERICYERGGNVGDDIGYKIRLESKGGRNSSIVFCTNGILLRVLISSGAGRSKREAGMKTGKQDFPDITHIIVDEIHERDRYSDFMLAILRDMLHSCPHLRLILMSATIDAERFSQYFGGCPIIRVPGFTYPVKTYYLEDILSILKSKEYNHLDNTISSLPTEDTELTEEDKLALDEAIYLAWTDDEFDPLLELVSSEGTQKVFNYQHSLTWVTPLMVFAGKGRVADVCMLLSFGADCHLQAKDGSTALVWAERANQLETAEIIKKHLGSAISNSIEEQQLLDKYLGTVNPELIDVVLIVQLIRKICIDSQDGAILVFLPGWEDINKTREKLIALPFFKNSSKYMVICLHSMIPSAEQKKVFKRPPPGCRKIVLATNIAETAITIDDVVYVVDSGRMKEKSYDPYNNVSTLQSSWVSKASAKQREGRAGRCQPGICYHLLSKLRAASLPEFQVPEIKRIPIEELCLQVKLLDPNCKIEDFLQKTLDPPVFETIRNAVLVLQDIGALSVDEKLTELGEKLGSLPVHPLTSKMLFFAILMNCLDPALTLACASDYRNPFTLPMLPKDKKRADAAKSELASLYGGHSDQLAVIAAFECWKNARQRGQEARFCSEYFVSKSTMNMLSGMRKQLQNELIRNGFILDDISSCSLNARDPGILHAVLVAGLYPMVGRLRPPHKSGKRLIETAGGDKVRLHPHSTNYRLSSRKSDDCPLIIYDEITRGDGGMVIRNCTVAGPLPLLLLATEIAVAPAKDDDNDDEDYGDDGSDDGADEDESDEDGMEISGGVREEKIMSYPDNSVTVIVDRWLFFGSTALDVAQIYCLRERLAAAILFKVTHPKTILPPVLGASIHAMACILSSDGLSGISVPLGAVDTLTSMVNATEIDKSAPGRRKGVVQNSNGFLRSLMSHGTLQKSPSHHHNTRLPAPMGTAYLGDPSSHKVRPPLNPAGMNQCQRPASWVPGPSLDGDGLGMFGPHDPRGDSLKRQRGNWSR, from the exons ATGTCATTACATCGACAATTGAATCTCACCag GTTGTTCTCATATCTGGTGAGACTGGGTGTGGAAAGACCACGCAGGTTACCAATTCTTTGCTTTGTCTTCTTTGTG GTCCCTCAATTTCTTCTAGATTACATGTGGAGTAAGGGTGAGGCTTGTAAAATTGTGTGTACTCAACCTCGACGTATCTCAGCGACCTCAG ttgcTGAGAGAATCTGTTATGAAAGAGGAGGGAATGTTGGAGATGATATTGGATACAAG ATACGGTTGGAAAGCAAGGGTGGAAGGAACTCATCAATTGTGTTTTGCACAAATGGGATTCTATTGAGGGTGTTAATTTCTAGTGGTGCTGGTAGGTCAAAGAGAGAAGCTGGAATGAAAACTGGAAAACAAGATTTTCCAGACATAACTCACATTATTGTG GATGAAATTCATGAAAGGGATCGCTACTCTGATTTCATGTTGGCAATTCTCAG AGACATGCTTCATTCATGTCCTCATCTGCGTTTG ATACTTATGAGTGCTACTATTGATGCTGAACGATTTTCACAATATTTTGGTGGCTGCCCAATCATCCGTGTCCCTGGGTTCACTTATCCT GTTAAAACTTATTATTTGGAGGACATACTTTCTATCCTGAAATCGAAGGAATACAATCATCTCGATAATACTATATCCAGTCTCCCTACTGAGGACACTGAGTTAACAGAGGAAGATAAGCTTGCTTTAGATGAAGCTATTTATCTGGCTTGGACTGATGATGAGTTTGATCCACTCCTAGAATTAGTTTCTTCTGAGGGAACCCAAAAAGTGTTCAATTACCAGCATTCATTGACTTGGGTTACACCATTGATGGTATTTGCTGGAAAGGGTAGGGTGGCTGATGTTTGCATGCTCCTATCTTTTGGGGCGGACTGCCATTTACAGGCCAAGGATGGATCTACTGCACTGGTCTGGGCTGAACGGGCAAACCAACTGGAAACtgctgaaataattaaaaaacactTGGGAAGTGCCATTTCCAACTCCATTGAAGAACAACAATTACTTGATAAGTATCTAGGAACAGTCAATCCTGAACTTATTGATGTTGTTCTTATAGTGCAgttaataaggaaaatatgTATTGATTCACAAGATGGAGCTATACTTGTTTTCCTGCCAGGATGGGAGGATATAAATAAAACCAGGGAGAAATTAATTGCGTTgccgttttttaaaaattcttccAAGTATATGGTAATATGTCTTCATTCTATGATTCCATCTGCAGAACAAAAGAAGGTTTTTAAACGTCCACCTCCTGGTTGCCGCAAAATTGTTCTTGCAACCAATATTGCTGAAACTGCCATTACCATTGATGATGTTGTGTATGTTGTTGACAGCGGTCGTATGAAggaaaaaagttatgatcctTATAATAATGTttcaactcttcaatcttcttgGGTCTCAAAAGCAAGTGCCAAGCAAAGAGAAGGACGTGCAGGCCGCTGTCAACCTGGAATATGTTATCATCTCTTGTCAAAACTCCGAGCGGCTTCTTTGCCAGAATTTCAAGTTCCTGAAATTAAGAGAATTCCAATTGAGGAACTATGTCTGCAG GTAAAATTGCTTGATCCAAATTGCAAGATAGAAGATTTCTTGCAGAAGACATTAGATCCTCCAGTTTTCGAGACCATACGAAATGCAGTTTTAGTTCTTCAAGATATTGGGGCTTTGTCAgttgatgaaaagctgactgaACTTGGGGAAAAGCTAGGTTCTCTGCCTGTCCATCCATTGACAAGCAAGATGCTTTTCTTTGCTATATTAATGAATTGCCTTGACCCAGCCTTGACTCTGGCATGTGCCTCTGACTATAGAAATCCATTTACACTTCCCATGTTACCAAAAGACAAGAAGAGAGCTGATGCTGCTAAATCTGAGCTTGCCTCATTGTATGGTGGGCACAGTGATCAGCTAGCCGTAATAGCTGCATTTGAGTGCTGGAAGAATGCTAGGCAAAGGGGTCAAGAGGCACGGTTCTGTTCGGAGTATTTTGTCTCCAAAAGCACTATGAATATGTTGTCTGGCATGCGTAAGCAGCTCCAAAATGAACTAATCCGGAATGGGTTTATTCTTGATGATATTTCAAGTTGTAGCTTGAATGCACGTGACCCAGGTATACTCCATGCAGTGCTTGTGGCTGGTTTGTATCCAATGGTGGGGAGATTGCGTCCGCCGCATAAAAGTGGAAAACGACTTATAGAGACTGCTGGTGGTGATAAAGTTCGTTTGCACCCTCATTCCACTAATTATAGGCTGTCATCAAGGAAAAGTGATGATTGTCCTTTGATTATATATGATGAGATAACCCGCGGGGATGGAGGTATGGTCATAAGGAACTGTACTGTGGCTGGGCCGCTTCCACTATTATTGCTTGCAACAGAGATTGCTGTTGCTCCAGCAAAAGATGATGACAATGATGATGAAGACTATGGTGATGATGGTAGTGATGATGGTGCCGATGAAGATGAAAGTGATGAAGATGGTATGGAGATCTCAGGTGGAGTGCGCGAAGAGAAGATTATGTCGTATCCTGATAATTCAGTTACAGTCATTGTGGATCGGTGGCTTTTCTTTGGGTCAACAGCACTTGATGTTGCTCAAATTTACTGCTTGAGAGAGCGATTAGCTGCAGCAATCTTATTCAAA gtaACACATCCAAAGACCATTCTTCCTCCTGTTTTAGGGGCATCTATACATGCTATGGCCTGCATTCTATCATCAGATGGGCTATCCGGAATTTCAGTGCCATTAGGGGCAGTGGACACATTGACTTCAATGGTAAATGCTACTGAGATTGACAAGTCTGCCCCAGGGAGGAGAAAAGGGGTGGTACAGAATTCAAATGGGTTCCTTAGATCGCTTATGAGCCATGGCACACTCCAGAAATCCCCTTCCCATCATCACAATACTAGATTACCTGCACCAATGGGAACAGCCTATTTGGGCGATCCTTCAAGTCATAAAGTTCGGCCGCCACTTAATCCAGCTGGCATGAACCAGTGTCAGAGACCTGCATCATGGGTTCCCGGTCCCAGTTTAGATGGTGATGGTTTGGGAATGTTTGGCCCGCATGATCCAAGGGGAGACTCTCTTAAGCGGCAGCGGGGGAATTGGTCTAGATAA